One region of Pangasianodon hypophthalmus isolate fPanHyp1 chromosome 15, fPanHyp1.pri, whole genome shotgun sequence genomic DNA includes:
- the atp5mea gene encoding ATP synthase membrane subunit ea isoform X2 gives MVPPVQVSPLIKTARWSALLVGMIYGKQRYDYLKPIAAEERQVEGEEKKQREEQERIYKQLAEANSDTILK, from the exons ATGGTACCCCCTGTTCAAGTCTCTCCGCTTATTAAG ACTGCAAGATGGTCAGCCTTGTTGGTTGGAATGATCTATGGGAAGCAGAGATATG ATTATCTAAAGCCGATTGCTGCGGAAGAGAGGCAGGTGGAAGGGGAGGAAAAGAAACAGAGGGAAGAACAAGAGAGAATCTACAAACAGCTGGCTGAAG CCAACTCTGACACCATTCTGAAATGA
- the atp5mea gene encoding ATP synthase membrane subunit ea isoform X1 produces the protein MVPPVQVSPLIKTARWSALLVGMIYGKQRYDYLKPIAAEERQVEGEEKKQREEQERIYKQLAEERNKAKHKLFCPEEFSGSENIKLQPYLSDCYEALTLETTSVNVK, from the exons ATGGTACCCCCTGTTCAAGTCTCTCCGCTTATTAAG ACTGCAAGATGGTCAGCCTTGTTGGTTGGAATGATCTATGGGAAGCAGAGATATG ATTATCTAAAGCCGATTGCTGCGGAAGAGAGGCAGGTGGAAGGGGAGGAAAAGAAACAGAGGGAAGAACAAGAGAGAATCTACAAACAGCTGGCTGAAG agagaaacaaagcaaagcataaactcttctgtcctgaagaatttaGTGGGTCagaaaatataaagttacagCCTTAcctctctgactgttacgaagcactgacactggagacgacttccgtaaatgttaagtaa
- the hspb9l gene encoding heat shock protein beta-11 produces the protein MLCPSTFQPSFSPFVDFHWPVRSLWPETRPLFFQIEQEMMRHMQEMRHSLEFMERLHRRIFDEIDHTSPSAVFKPISFKESKESNRFAVTLDTKDFSPEELSVKQVGRKLRVSGKSEKKQDDGKGSYSYRCQEFRQEFDLPDGVNPEAVTCSLNDGHLQIQAPKETPAGANERVVPITYTPAVNSPPAQSPEPQSQPAQEDSSKKGDQP, from the coding sequence ATGCTTTGCCCAAGCACATTTCAGCCTTCCTTCAGCCCATTTGTGGACTTCCACTGGCCGGTGCGCAGTCTTTGGCCTGAGACGAGACCTCTGTTCTTCCAGATCGAACAAGAGATGATGAGGCACATGCAGGAGATGCGACACAGCTTGGAGTTCATGGAGCGCCTCCACAGGAGGATCTTCGATGAGATCGACCATACCTCACCTTCAGCTGTGTTCAAACCCATCTCGTtcaaagaaagcaaagaaagcaACCGCTTCGCGGTAACCCTGGACACAAAAGATTTCTCCCCTGAGGAGCTTTCCGTCAAACAAGTGGGCAGGAAGCTGCGTGTGAGCGGAAAGTCAGAGAAGAAGCAGGATGATGGGAAAGGATCATACTCTTACAGATGCCAAGAATTCCGGCAGGAGTTTGACCTCCCTGATGGCGTGAACCCTGAGGCGGTAACCTGCTCTTTGAATGATGGCCATCTACAGATCCAGGCACCTAAGGAGACCCCTGCTGGGGCAAATGAGAGAGTGGTGCCCATTACATACACTCCTGCTGTGAACAGCCCTCCAGCTCAGAGTCCAGAGCCGCAGAGCCAGCCGGCCCAGGAAGATTCTTCTAAGAAAGGAGATCAGCCTTAA
- the zgc:103482 gene encoding intracellular hyaluronan-binding protein 4: MKELIEEMADSGYGCAVANRFCRLLDDESDPFDLLYQAQVKNEQRKKKEELKKVVASTKSSKKESQRDRKALVRVADSSANRAVAGQKRPVRAAPEERAERRVAFSEAKLSEGDLSLGYSIERPGELFDRGARGRGSGRGRGVRGIGYSRSTDGFDPRGKREFERHSGSDRASVRPEEKRGGSGPRNWGSMRDHVSAVAEGAPIEESGEGEEVPDTAETDLENGPVETEEVLEVAVEMSLDEWKAMQEQSRPKADFNIRKADTKLPPKAVVIHKSKRLKEHGLGLNEEDLICRRPANDITCQVDINFGSLGRPARGGRGGRGGRGRGAPATQRSPQKDSEVAPNPDDPEDFPALA, encoded by the exons ATGAAGGAGCTGATTGAGGAGATGGCCGACAGCGGGTATGGGTGCGCCGTGGCGAACCGCTTCTGCCGCCTTCTGGATGACGAGTCCGACCCTTTCGACCTGCTGTACCAGGCTCAGGTGAAAAACGAGCAacggaagaagaaagaagagctGAAAAAAGTCGTCGCTTCGACAAAAAGCAGCAAGAAGGAGTCGCAAAGAGACAGGAAGGCCCTCGTTCGTGTCGCGGATAGTAGCGCGAACAGGGCTGTAGCGG GTCAGAAGCGGCCAGTTCGCGCTGCGCCTGAGGAGCGAGCAGAGAGACGCGTGGCCTTCAGTGAAGCCAAGCTCAGTGAGGGAGACCTTTCTCTGGGCTACTCCATCGAGAG GCCTGGAGAGCTTTTTGATAGAGGAGCACGGGGAAGAGGAAGTGGAAGGGGACGTGGGGTCCGAGGTATCGGATATTCCAGATCCACTGATGGTTTTGATCCCAGAGGGAAACGGGAGTTTGAGCGGCACAGTGGCAGCGACCGGGC GAGTGTTCGTCCTGAGGAGAAGAGGGGTGGCAGTGGACCTCGCAACTGGGGTTCCATGAGAGACCACGTAAG TGCGGTTGCTGAGGGGGCACCTATTGAGGAGTCTGGCGAAGGCGAGGAAGTACCAGATACAGCAGAGACCGATTTGGAAAATGG GCCTGTTGAGACAGAAGAAGTGCTTGAGGTTGCTGTTGAGATGTCTTTGGATGAATGGAAGGCCATGCAGGAGCAAAGTCGACCAAAGGCTGACTTTAACATCCGTAAGGCAGACACCAAGTTGCCCCCTAAAGCCGTGGTGATCCACAAGTCCAAGCGCCTTAAG GAACACGGCCTTGGTCTGAATGAAGAGGACCTAATCTGCCGGCGCCCTGCTAATGACATCACCTGTCAGGTGGACATCAACTTTGGGAGTCTGGGGAGGCCTGCTCGAGGTGGCCGAGGTGGGCGTGGGGGACGAGGTCGTGGGGCTCCTGCCACCCAAAGATCACCTCAGAAAGATAGTGAAGTG GCTCCGAACCCTGATGACCCAGAGGACTTCCCTGCTCTGGCTTGA